In a genomic window of Comamonadaceae bacterium OTU4NAUVB1:
- a CDS encoding YeaH/YhbH family protein, whose amino-acid sequence MAMLQQIIDRRLSGKNKSIGNRERFLRRYRGQIRDAVRKAVSGRNIRDLERAEDITLPRRDVSEPVFGHGAGGNREHVHPGNQEYLKGDRIARPPGGGSGKGKGGGEAGDSGEGEDDFVFTLTREEFMQVFFEDLALPHLIRTQLAEVPEWKSHRAGFKSDGNPSSLHVVRSMRGALARRIALGGAERIALHRMEAELLRLELEPGADAPPLSERVEALKAEIAEARRTAKHVPYIDPIDLRFRNRVRVPVPSAKAVMFCLMDVSGSMDESRKDMSKRFFMLLYLFLTRHYEKIELVFIRHHTQAQEVTEEEFFRATETGGTVVSSALVLMEEIARARYPSGEWNIYGAQASDGDNWHQDSGRCRKVLDESILPLVRYYAYVQVAEAEQNLWQEYAQLAAIKTNFAMRKVASAQDIYPVFRDLFKKEGTHA is encoded by the coding sequence GGCAATGCTTCAACAGATCATCGACCGGCGCCTGTCGGGGAAGAACAAGTCGATCGGCAACCGCGAGCGCTTCCTGCGCCGCTACCGGGGGCAGATCCGGGACGCGGTGAGGAAGGCCGTGAGCGGGCGCAACATCCGGGACCTCGAACGTGCCGAGGACATCACCCTGCCCCGGCGCGATGTCTCCGAGCCGGTCTTCGGCCATGGCGCCGGCGGCAACCGTGAACACGTGCATCCGGGCAACCAGGAATACCTGAAGGGCGACCGGATCGCCCGGCCGCCCGGCGGCGGCTCCGGCAAGGGCAAGGGCGGCGGCGAGGCCGGCGACAGCGGCGAGGGAGAGGACGACTTCGTCTTCACGCTCACGCGCGAGGAGTTCATGCAGGTCTTCTTCGAGGACCTCGCCCTGCCCCACCTGATCCGCACCCAGCTCGCCGAAGTACCGGAATGGAAGAGCCATCGCGCCGGCTTCAAGAGCGACGGCAATCCCAGCAGCCTGCACGTCGTGCGCTCCATGCGCGGCGCGCTCGCGCGGCGCATCGCCCTGGGTGGCGCCGAGCGCATCGCGCTGCACCGCATGGAGGCCGAGCTGCTGCGCCTGGAACTCGAACCCGGCGCCGACGCGCCGCCGTTGTCCGAGCGCGTCGAGGCGCTGAAGGCCGAGATCGCCGAGGCGCGCCGCACCGCCAAGCACGTGCCCTACATCGACCCGATCGACCTGCGCTTTCGCAACCGCGTGCGCGTCCCGGTGCCCAGCGCCAAGGCGGTGATGTTCTGCCTGATGGACGTCTCGGGCTCGATGGACGAGTCGCGCAAGGACATGTCCAAGCGCTTCTTCATGCTGCTCTATCTGTTCCTTACGCGGCACTACGAGAAGATCGAACTGGTCTTCATCCGCCATCACACGCAGGCGCAGGAAGTCACCGAGGAGGAGTTCTTCCGCGCCACCGAGACCGGCGGCACGGTGGTCTCCAGCGCGCTGGTGCTGATGGAGGAGATCGCGCGCGCGCGCTATCCGAGCGGCGAATGGAACATCTACGGCGCGCAGGCCAGCGACGGCGACAACTGGCACCAGGACAGCGGGCGCTGCCGCAAGGTGCTCGACGAATCGATCCTGCCCCTGGTGCGCTACTACGCCTATGTGCAGGTGGCCGAGGCGGAGCAGAACCTGTGGCAGGAATACGCCCAGCTCGCCGCCATCAAGACCAACTTCGCGATGCGCAAGGTCGCGAGCGCGCAGGACATCTATCCGGTGTTCCGCGATCTGTTCAAGAAGGAAGGAACGCACGCATGA
- a CDS encoding SpoVR family protein encodes MTTDLRSASRARQLPSPSDWTFELIETYHQEIRRTAESFGLDTYPNQLEVITSEQMMDAYASVGMPVIYRHWSYGKQFIATEKNYKRGHMGLAYEIVINSDPCIAYLMEENTLAMQALVIAHAAYGHNSFFKGNYLFRMWTDASSIVDYLVYARNYVHECEERHGLDAVEELLDSCHALMNYGVDRYRRPQKRSLAQEVSQRAEREHHLQQQVNDLWRTLPRRVEATAGVDALRRFPAEPQENLLYFIEKNAALLEPWQREIVRIVRKIAQYFYPQRQTQVMNEGWATFWHYTLLNTMYDRGLLADGFMMEWLASHTSVVHQPPVGHRAYNGINPYALGFAMFTDLRRVCEKPTEEDRRWFPDYAGSDWLATLDHAMRNFKDESFVGQFLSPKTMRDFRLFAVRDHVDQPELVISAIHDDGGYQALRESLSRQYDIGSREPDIQVWNVNLRGDRSLTLRHVQRNGQPLHEGTHEVLKHVARLWGFDVRLENVDAQGRVTLRDTALGPKHPF; translated from the coding sequence ATGACGACCGACCTGCGCTCCGCGTCCCGCGCACGGCAGTTGCCCAGTCCCTCGGACTGGACCTTCGAGCTGATCGAGACCTACCACCAGGAGATCCGGCGCACCGCCGAGTCCTTCGGACTGGACACCTATCCCAACCAGCTGGAGGTCATCACCTCCGAGCAGATGATGGACGCCTACGCCAGCGTGGGCATGCCGGTCATCTATCGCCACTGGTCCTACGGCAAGCAGTTCATCGCCACGGAGAAGAACTACAAGCGCGGCCACATGGGCCTCGCCTACGAGATCGTCATCAATTCCGATCCCTGCATCGCCTACCTGATGGAGGAGAACACGCTGGCGATGCAGGCCCTGGTGATCGCCCACGCGGCCTATGGCCACAACAGCTTCTTCAAGGGCAACTACCTGTTCCGCATGTGGACGGACGCCTCCTCGATCGTCGACTACCTGGTGTATGCGCGCAACTACGTGCACGAATGCGAGGAACGTCACGGCCTCGACGCGGTGGAGGAACTGCTCGACTCCTGCCATGCGCTGATGAACTACGGCGTCGACCGGTATCGCCGCCCCCAGAAGCGCTCGCTGGCGCAGGAGGTGAGCCAGCGCGCGGAGCGCGAGCATCACCTGCAGCAGCAGGTCAACGACCTCTGGCGCACCCTGCCGAGGCGCGTCGAGGCAACCGCCGGCGTGGACGCGCTGCGGCGCTTTCCGGCCGAGCCGCAGGAGAACCTGCTGTATTTCATCGAGAAGAACGCCGCCCTGCTCGAGCCCTGGCAGCGCGAGATCGTGCGCATCGTGCGCAAGATCGCGCAGTACTTCTATCCGCAACGCCAGACCCAGGTCATGAACGAGGGCTGGGCCACCTTCTGGCACTACACCCTGCTCAACACCATGTACGACCGTGGCCTGCTGGCCGACGGCTTCATGATGGAGTGGCTCGCCTCGCACACCAGCGTGGTCCACCAGCCGCCCGTGGGCCATCGCGCCTACAACGGCATCAACCCGTACGCGCTGGGTTTCGCGATGTTCACGGACCTGCGCCGCGTCTGCGAGAAGCCGACCGAGGAAGACCGCCGCTGGTTTCCGGACTACGCCGGCAGCGACTGGCTCGCGACGCTCGACCATGCGATGCGCAACTTCAAGGACGAGAGCTTCGTCGGGCAGTTCCTGAGCCCCAAGACCATGCGCGACTTCCGCCTCTTCGCGGTGCGCGACCATGTCGATCAGCCCGAACTGGTGATCTCCGCCATCCACGACGACGGCGGCTACCAGGCGCTGCGCGAATCGCTCTCGCGCCAGTACGACATCGGCAGCCGCGAACCCGACATCCAGGTCTGGAACGTGAACCTGCGCGGCGACCGCTCGCTCACGCTGCGCCACGTGCAGCGCAACGGCCAGCCGCTGCACGAGGGCACGCACGAGGTGCTCAAGCACGTGGCGCGGCTGTGGGGCTTCGACGTGCGGCTCGAGAACGTCGACGCGCAGGGCCGCGTCACCCTGCGCGACACGGCCCTCGGCCCGAAGCATCCGTTCTGA
- a CDS encoding DNA-3-methyladenine glycosylase I: protein MTTRDPSPSPSPSPAATAPEVGDGLFVAEDDGLARCRWCRATPAYRHYHDHEWGFPVTDDRRLFEKLCLEGFQAGLSWLTILNKRAQFRRAFADFDAEAVARFGEADVARLLADAGIVRHRGKIEATINNARRAIELRHACGSLAAHVWRFEPDTSARPARAIAGALAAPTASATAAAAALSKDLKQRGWRFVGPTTTYAFMQAMGLVNDHVEGCVAREQALRARRDLRVPRPP from the coding sequence ATGACGACGCGGGATCCGTCGCCTTCACCCTCGCCGTCGCCGGCCGCGACGGCGCCCGAGGTCGGCGACGGACTCTTCGTCGCCGAGGACGACGGGCTGGCGCGCTGCCGCTGGTGCCGGGCGACACCGGCCTACCGCCACTACCACGACCACGAATGGGGCTTCCCGGTCACCGACGACCGCCGGCTGTTCGAGAAGCTGTGCCTGGAGGGCTTCCAGGCCGGCCTGAGCTGGCTGACCATCCTGAACAAGCGTGCGCAATTCCGGCGCGCCTTCGCCGATTTCGATGCCGAGGCCGTCGCACGCTTCGGCGAGGCGGACGTGGCGCGCCTGCTGGCGGATGCGGGCATCGTGCGCCATCGCGGCAAGATCGAGGCGACGATCAACAACGCGCGCCGGGCGATCGAACTGCGCCACGCGTGCGGCTCGCTCGCGGCGCATGTCTGGCGCTTCGAGCCCGACACCTCGGCGCGGCCGGCGCGGGCCATCGCCGGGGCGCTGGCGGCGCCGACCGCTTCCGCGACCGCGGCCGCGGCCGCGCTGTCGAAGGACCTGAAGCAGCGCGGCTGGCGTTTCGTCGGGCCGACCACGACCTACGCCTTCATGCAGGCCATGGGACTGGTCAACGACCACGTCGAAGGCTGCGTGGCGCGCGAGCAGGCGCTGCGGGCGCGCCGGGACCTGCGCGTGCCGCGACCGCCCTGA
- the aroQ gene encoding type II 3-dehydroquinate dehydratase, with amino-acid sequence MKKILVLNGPNLNLLGTREPAQYGHETLADVVRLCEAAGAELGVEVECRQSNHEGALIDWIHEAGREVAAGRLLGVVFNAGAYTHTSVALHDAIKGANVPVIELHISNVHAREAFRHHSFISPVARGIIVGLGVKGYALAIGALARLDDR; translated from the coding sequence ATGAAGAAGATCCTGGTCCTCAACGGCCCCAACCTCAACCTGCTCGGTACCCGCGAGCCGGCCCAGTACGGTCACGAAACCCTGGCCGACGTGGTGCGCCTGTGCGAGGCGGCGGGCGCGGAGCTCGGCGTCGAGGTCGAATGCCGACAGTCCAACCACGAAGGCGCGCTGATCGACTGGATCCACGAGGCCGGCCGCGAGGTGGCCGCCGGCCGCCTGCTGGGCGTGGTGTTCAACGCCGGCGCCTACACGCACACCTCGGTCGCGCTGCACGACGCCATCAAGGGCGCCAACGTGCCGGTGATCGAGCTGCACATCTCCAACGTGCACGCGCGTGAGGCCTTCCGCCACCACTCGTTCATCTCGCCGGTGGCGCGCGGCATCATCGTGGGCCTGGGCGTCAAGGGCTATGCCCTGGCCATCGGGGCGCTGGCGCGACTCGACGACCGATGA
- a CDS encoding S-(hydroxymethyl)glutathione dehydrogenase/class III alcohol dehydrogenase — MKTKAAVAWQSGQPLTIETVDLEGPKFGEVLVEIKATGICHTDYYTLSGADPEGIFPAILGHEGAGIVVDVGPGVTSLKKGDHVIPLYTPECRQCKFCLSRKTNLCQLIRGTQGKGLMPDATSRFSLDGKPIFHYMGTSTFSNYTVAPEISLAKIREDAPFDKVCYIGCGVTTGIGAVIFTAKVEAGANVVVFGLGGIGLNVIQGARMVGADKIIGVDINPARQEMARKFGMTHFINPNEVDNVVDAIVQLTDGGADYSFECIGNTKVMRQALECTHKGWGRSIIIGVAEAGAEIATRPFQLVTGRHWEGSAFGGARGRTDVPRIVDWYMEGKIDIDSLITHTMPLEDINKGFDLMKRGESIRGVVLYD; from the coding sequence ATGAAAACCAAAGCCGCCGTCGCCTGGCAGTCCGGCCAGCCGCTCACCATCGAGACCGTCGACCTCGAGGGACCGAAGTTCGGCGAAGTGCTCGTCGAGATCAAGGCCACCGGCATCTGCCACACCGACTACTACACGCTCTCCGGCGCCGACCCCGAGGGCATCTTCCCGGCCATCCTGGGCCACGAGGGCGCGGGCATCGTGGTCGACGTCGGTCCCGGCGTGACCTCGCTGAAGAAGGGCGATCACGTCATTCCGCTCTACACGCCGGAATGCCGCCAGTGCAAGTTCTGCCTCTCGCGCAAGACCAACCTCTGCCAGCTCATCCGCGGCACGCAGGGCAAGGGCCTGATGCCCGACGCCACCAGCCGCTTCAGCCTGGACGGCAAGCCCATCTTCCACTACATGGGCACCTCGACCTTCAGCAACTACACGGTCGCCCCGGAGATCTCGCTGGCCAAGATCCGCGAGGACGCGCCGTTCGACAAGGTCTGCTACATCGGCTGCGGCGTGACCACCGGCATCGGCGCGGTGATCTTCACGGCCAAGGTCGAGGCCGGCGCGAACGTGGTGGTCTTCGGCCTCGGCGGCATCGGCCTGAACGTGATCCAGGGCGCGCGGATGGTGGGCGCCGACAAGATCATCGGGGTGGACATCAACCCCGCCCGCCAGGAGATGGCGCGCAAGTTCGGCATGACGCATTTCATCAACCCGAACGAGGTCGACAACGTGGTGGACGCCATCGTGCAGCTCACCGACGGCGGCGCCGACTACAGCTTCGAGTGCATCGGCAACACCAAGGTGATGCGCCAGGCGCTCGAATGCACGCACAAGGGCTGGGGCCGCAGCATCATCATCGGCGTGGCCGAGGCCGGCGCGGAGATCGCCACGCGGCCGTTCCAGCTCGTCACCGGGCGCCACTGGGAGGGCTCGGCCTTCGGCGGCGCGCGCGGCCGCACCGACGTGCCCAGGATCGTCGACTGGTACATGGAAGGCAAGATCGACATCGACAGCCTCATCACCCACACCATGCCGCTGGAGGACATCAACAAGGGCTTCGACCTGATGAAGCGCGGCGAGTCGATCCGCGGCGTGGTGCTGTATGACTGA
- a CDS encoding alpha/beta hydrolase: MTEAAASLGSLRRVRAGVLDVAFHESGPADGTPVLLMHGFPYDVHAYAEVAPLLAARGCRVVVPYLRGYGPTSFVDAATPRSGEQAALGADLLALLDALGIERAVLAGFDWGGRAACIVAALWPERCIGLVSCNSYNLQHIAAAGQPAPPANEHRHWYQYYFHSERGRAGLAQDREGFCRLLWSLWSPTWAFDDATYARTAAAFANPDFVDVVIHSYRHRHGLVDGDPAVRDIEARLAAQPDIAVPAITLDGADDGVMSVGGTASHAHHFTGHHAHRVVPGAGHNPPQEKPQAFADAVLDVIAPAPLSTAP, translated from the coding sequence ATGACTGAAGCGGCCGCGTCCCTGGGCAGCCTGCGCCGCGTGCGCGCCGGGGTGCTGGACGTCGCCTTCCACGAGAGCGGCCCGGCCGACGGCACGCCCGTGCTGCTGATGCACGGTTTTCCCTACGACGTCCACGCCTATGCCGAGGTCGCACCGCTGCTGGCCGCGCGCGGCTGCCGCGTGGTCGTGCCGTACCTGCGCGGGTACGGGCCCACCTCCTTCGTCGACGCCGCGACGCCGCGCTCGGGCGAGCAGGCCGCGCTCGGCGCCGACCTGCTCGCGCTGCTCGATGCGCTGGGCATCGAGCGCGCCGTGCTGGCGGGCTTCGACTGGGGCGGCCGCGCGGCCTGCATCGTCGCGGCGCTGTGGCCGGAGCGCTGCATCGGCCTGGTCTCGTGCAACAGCTACAACCTGCAGCACATCGCCGCCGCCGGCCAGCCCGCTCCGCCCGCGAACGAGCACCGCCACTGGTACCAGTACTACTTCCATTCTGAGCGCGGCCGCGCCGGGCTGGCGCAGGACCGCGAGGGGTTCTGCCGGCTCCTGTGGTCGCTGTGGTCGCCCACCTGGGCGTTCGACGACGCGACCTACGCGCGCACGGCCGCCGCCTTCGCCAACCCGGACTTCGTCGACGTGGTGATCCATTCCTACCGCCACCGCCACGGCCTGGTCGATGGCGATCCGGCCGTGCGGGACATCGAGGCGCGTCTCGCCGCGCAGCCCGACATCGCCGTGCCGGCCATCACGCTCGACGGCGCCGACGACGGCGTGATGTCGGTCGGTGGCACCGCCAGCCACGCGCACCACTTCACCGGCCATCACGCGCACCGCGTCGTGCCCGGTGCCGGCCACAACCCGCCGCAGGAGAAGCCGCAGGCCTTCGCCGACGCCGTCCTCGACGTCATCGCGCCCGCGCCCCTGTCGACCGCCCCCTGA
- the fghA gene encoding S-formylglutathione hydrolase, with amino-acid sequence MTDALKTLSAHRCFGGTQQFLEHDARATGRPMRCSVFLPPQATPDRPVPALVYLAGLTCNEETFPTKAGAQRLAADLGLALVAPDTSPRGANVPGEADSWDFGVGAGFYLDATEAPWAANWRMESWLIDELLPLLGTALPIDRSRLGVFGHSMGGHGALTLALRHPGLFGSLSALAPICAPMRCPWGEKAFTGYLGADRTRWLEHDATVLMENQPTAPYPGGILVDQGLDDRFLAAGQLRPELLEAACAAVGQPLTLRRHAGYDHGYYFVQSVVGDHLAHHARQLGAAA; translated from the coding sequence ATGACCGACGCCCTCAAGACCCTCTCGGCGCACCGCTGCTTCGGCGGCACGCAGCAGTTCCTCGAACACGACGCGCGCGCGACCGGGCGGCCGATGCGCTGCTCGGTCTTCCTGCCGCCGCAGGCCACCCCGGACCGGCCGGTGCCCGCCCTGGTCTACCTCGCCGGACTGACCTGCAACGAGGAGACCTTTCCGACCAAGGCCGGCGCCCAGCGGCTGGCGGCCGACCTCGGCCTGGCGCTCGTCGCGCCCGACACCAGCCCGCGCGGCGCGAACGTGCCGGGCGAAGCCGACAGCTGGGACTTCGGCGTCGGCGCGGGCTTCTACCTCGACGCCACCGAGGCGCCCTGGGCCGCCAACTGGCGCATGGAAAGCTGGCTGATCGACGAGTTGCTGCCGTTGCTGGGCACCGCGCTGCCGATCGACCGGTCGCGCCTGGGCGTGTTCGGGCACTCGATGGGCGGCCACGGCGCCCTGACCCTGGCGCTGCGGCATCCGGGCCTGTTCGGCTCGCTCTCGGCGCTGGCGCCGATCTGCGCGCCGATGCGCTGCCCGTGGGGCGAGAAGGCCTTCACCGGCTACCTGGGCGCCGACCGCACGCGCTGGCTCGAACACGACGCCACCGTGCTGATGGAGAACCAGCCGACGGCGCCCTACCCCGGCGGCATCCTGGTCGACCAGGGACTGGACGACAGATTCCTCGCCGCCGGGCAACTGCGGCCCGAACTCCTCGAAGCCGCCTGCGCGGCCGTCGGCCAGCCGCTGACCCTGCGCCGCCACGCGGGCTACGACCACGGCTACTACTTCGTGCAGAGCGTCGTCGGCGACCACCTCGCGCACCACGCGCGTCAGCTGGGAGCGGCGGCATGA
- a CDS encoding 3'-5' exonuclease domain-containing protein 2: MSDRHDTPTSPTRIQQSNRPQVPTREEIALLDVFEGLGPRDIEVVSTAPQAAGALAAVGALRVVGFDTESKPTFLKNEVSTGPHVVQFASPDRAWVFQLHDPECRAAAAHLLASSALTKVGFGLAGDRTQIRHTLGIEPQAVVDLDTVFKRRGYRNSVGVKGAVAMVFGQRFVKSRKQTTSNWAARHLSEGQVCYAANDAYAALRVCEALGLDAPSLTPLPLSD; this comes from the coding sequence ATGAGCGATCGCCACGACACCCCCACGTCCCCCACGCGAATCCAGCAGTCCAACCGGCCGCAGGTGCCCACGCGCGAGGAGATCGCGCTGCTCGACGTCTTCGAGGGACTGGGCCCGCGCGACATCGAGGTCGTCTCGACCGCGCCGCAGGCGGCGGGCGCCCTGGCCGCCGTCGGCGCGCTGCGGGTCGTCGGCTTCGACACCGAGTCCAAGCCGACGTTCCTGAAGAACGAGGTCTCCACCGGCCCGCACGTGGTGCAGTTCGCCTCGCCCGACCGGGCCTGGGTGTTCCAGCTGCACGACCCCGAATGCCGCGCCGCCGCCGCGCACCTGCTCGCCTCCAGCGCGCTGACCAAGGTCGGTTTCGGCCTGGCCGGCGATCGCACGCAGATCCGCCACACGCTGGGCATCGAGCCGCAGGCGGTGGTCGACCTCGACACCGTCTTCAAGCGGCGCGGCTACCGCAACTCGGTCGGCGTGAAGGGGGCCGTGGCGATGGTGTTCGGCCAGCGCTTCGTGAAGTCGCGCAAGCAGACGACTTCGAACTGGGCCGCTAGGCACCTGTCCGAGGGCCAGGTCTGCTACGCGGCCAACGACGCCTACGCGGCGCTGCGCGTGTGCGAGGCGCTCGGACTGGACGCGCCGTCGCTGACGCCGCTGCCGCTGTCGGACTGA
- a CDS encoding gluconokinase — protein MSHPTETAPVRSLPPGARWLVVMGVSGCGKSTLGAALAERLALPLIEGDDFHPPANVEKMSAGIPLTDADRAGWLDTLGRAMDGARGGAVLTCSALKRDYRERLRAVVPGLCFVFLVLERDEAERRVAARSSHHMFPASLVANQFATLEAPTGEPGVIDVPATATMSRSVAAVVRWLEEAAV, from the coding sequence ATGTCCCACCCCACCGAAACCGCACCGGTCCGCTCCCTCCCACCCGGTGCCCGCTGGCTCGTCGTCATGGGCGTCTCGGGCTGCGGCAAGTCCACGCTCGGCGCGGCGCTGGCCGAACGCCTGGCGCTGCCGCTGATCGAGGGGGACGACTTCCATCCGCCGGCCAACGTCGAGAAGATGAGTGCCGGCATCCCGCTGACCGATGCCGACCGCGCCGGCTGGCTCGACACCCTGGGGCGCGCGATGGACGGTGCGCGCGGGGGCGCGGTGCTCACCTGTTCGGCCCTGAAGCGGGACTATCGCGAGCGCCTGCGCGCGGTGGTGCCGGGCCTGTGCTTCGTCTTCCTGGTGCTGGAGCGCGACGAGGCCGAGCGCCGCGTGGCGGCACGTTCGTCGCACCACATGTTCCCGGCCAGCCTGGTGGCCAACCAGTTCGCCACGCTGGAGGCGCCCACCGGCGAGCCGGGCGTCATCGACGTGCCGGCGACGGCGACGATGTCGCGTTCGGTCGCGGCGGTGGTGCGGTGGCTGGAGGAAGCGGCCGTCTGA
- a CDS encoding PA0069 family radical SAM protein, with protein MADAFIPLHALKGRGAATRLPHRFERDARDAFDDGWGTLEDGVADGPPPPETHVRFEDAKSALSHNDSPDIPFDRSLNPYRGCEHGCIYCFARPTHSYLGLSPGLDFETRLVAKRNIAEVLRAELGRKAYRPGQIAIGTATDCYQPIERELRLTRAILEVLQEARHPLGIVTKSSAVERDLDLLAPMAARRLAAVYVTVTTLDPVLARALEPRAAAPHRRLRTIRALAEAGVPVGVSVAPQIPFLTEDMEQVLDAAWEAGARSAFYTVVRLPWEVAPLFRQWLDLHHPQRAARVMARIQDLRGGKDYDADFATRMKGSGPWADLIRQRFEKATRRIGFGRERIALDLGAFRPPSAAGQGNLF; from the coding sequence ATGGCCGACGCATTCATTCCCCTGCACGCCCTCAAGGGCCGCGGCGCGGCGACGCGCCTCCCGCACCGCTTCGAGCGCGACGCGCGCGACGCCTTCGACGACGGCTGGGGCACGCTGGAGGACGGTGTGGCCGACGGTCCGCCGCCGCCCGAGACGCACGTCCGCTTCGAGGACGCGAAGTCCGCGCTCAGCCACAACGACTCGCCCGACATTCCCTTCGATCGCTCGCTCAATCCCTACCGGGGGTGCGAGCACGGCTGCATCTATTGCTTCGCCCGCCCCACGCACAGCTACCTCGGGCTGTCGCCGGGCCTGGACTTCGAGACCCGCCTGGTCGCCAAGCGCAACATCGCCGAGGTGCTGCGCGCGGAACTCGGCCGCAAGGCCTACCGCCCCGGGCAGATCGCGATCGGCACCGCCACGGACTGCTACCAGCCCATCGAGCGCGAACTGCGGCTCACGCGCGCCATCCTGGAGGTGCTGCAGGAGGCGCGCCATCCCCTGGGCATCGTCACCAAGTCGAGCGCGGTCGAACGCGACCTCGACCTCCTCGCGCCGATGGCGGCCCGCCGCCTGGCCGCCGTCTACGTCACCGTCACCACGCTCGATCCGGTGCTGGCCCGCGCGCTGGAGCCGCGTGCCGCCGCGCCGCACCGGCGGCTGCGCACCATCCGGGCGCTGGCCGAGGCCGGGGTGCCGGTCGGCGTGAGCGTGGCGCCGCAGATCCCGTTCCTGACCGAGGACATGGAGCAGGTGCTGGATGCCGCCTGGGAGGCCGGGGCGCGCAGCGCCTTCTACACGGTGGTGCGTCTGCCGTGGGAGGTGGCGCCGCTGTTTCGGCAATGGCTGGACCTGCACCATCCGCAGCGCGCCGCGCGCGTCATGGCGCGCATCCAGGACCTGCGCGGCGGCAAGGACTACGACGCCGACTTCGCCACGCGCATGAAGGGAAGCGGTCCGTGGGCCGACCTGATCCGGCAGCGTTTCGAGAAGGCCACCCGACGCATCGGCTTCGGCCGCGAGCGCATCGCGCTGGACCTGGGGGCGTTCCGGCCGCCGTCGGCGGCGGGCCAGGGCAACCTGTTCTGA